The DNA region TGGGAGTTTGAGCAATCCCCAAACTTGATTGAATGGGGAATTACTTTCCTTAACCCCAAATCTAGTGAAGCAAAAGCAAAGAATAGTCCGGCAAAGGTCGATGCCGAAGGTGTGAGCAACCTAGTGGCAGCAGCACCCCGCAATTTAAAGCGGTTCGTTTTCGTCTCTTCTTGCGGAATTGAGCGTAAAAATCAGTTTCCTTTTAGTGTTCTTAATGCTTTTGGCGTGTTGGATGCCAAACAAAAAGGCGAAGAGTCCATTATTAACTCAGGATTACCCTACACCATTATCCGCCCAGGACGCCTGATTGACGGGCCATATACCTCATACGACCTCAACACCCTACTGAAAGCAAAAACTGGAGGTAAATACGGTGTTGTCGTAGGCACTGGGGATACGCTTTCAGGTGATACCAGCCGAATTGATGTAGCAAACGCTTGTGTAGAATGCCTTTTACACCCAAGTAGTTCCAGGAAAATTTTTGAAATAGTCAACCAGGGACAAAGGCCGCCTGTAATTAACTGGGAAACTCTTTTTTCTAAGATTGAGTAAGTGCTGAGTCGTATTTTCTCCAATGCCCAATGCCCAATACCAAAATATTGACGATTAATACAGAATTCCTGAGGCAATGCTTGCGGTGGGCTATGACGCTCGATGACTCGCTAACGCTTCGCTATCGGCGTCGCACCCTTTAGTTTTGTTCTATTTTCGGTACTTTTGTAACTTATTACCTCTAAAGGCGGCAAACACGACTCTACCGTTACGGTTCACCCTAATTACTGAAAGTATTAATTCCCATACATTAGACAGAGTGAAGGCAATAAATCCATGAAATAACTAAAAAAACTATTTAGTTAGTTTAACCGTCCTAAGCAAGGTTCGGGAAACCACCCTTCATGGACTGGCTAACACTAAGCTTCAGTATATATATCAGCATATCTGGAGTTTTAACCCCAGAAAAGCCAAAACAAAGGTATTCATGCTGAACTGGCTGATTTATTGACCTTATTGGTTCAAAATTTAGTCCTTTATATTCTCATTCATTCATTTGTAGTTATACGGAGCCAGCACCTAAAATGGCAAAAGTAGTTGGAATTGACTTAGGAACAACGAACTCCTGCGTAGCAGTAATGGAAGGTGGTAAACCCACAGTAATTGCTAATGCTGAAGGTTTTCGGACAACGCCATCAGTAGTCGCATTTGCGAAAAATGGCGACAACTTGGTTGGTCAAATCGCCAAGCGCCAAGCGGTGATGAACCCCGAAAATACGTTTTACTCAGTCAAACGCTTTATCGGACGCCGCTTCGAGGAAGTGAGTAACGAAGCTACGGAAGTTTCTTACAAAGTCCTCAGCAGCAACGGCAATGTCAAATTAGATTGTCCGATAGCTGGTAAACCGTTTGCTCCTGAAGAAATTTCTGCAAAAGTTCTTCGCAAACTAGTTGAAGACGCCAGCAAATACCTGGGTGAAACTGTAACCCAAGCTGTAATCACTGTTCCCGCATACTTCAACGACTCGCAACGCCAAGCAACAAAAGACGCTGGTAAAATTGCCGGGATTGAAGTTCTACGGATTATCAACGAGCCTACAGCTGCTTCTCTGGCTTATGGATTTGACAAGAAGAGTAACGAAACCATCCTCGTGTTTGACCTTGGTGGTGGTACCTTCGACGTATCCGTGCTGGAAGTAGGAGATGGAGTTTTTGAAGTACTAGCCACATCTGGTGATACCCACCTTGGTGGTGACGACTTCGATAAAAAAATAGTTGACTTCTTAGCTGAAAAGTTCAGAAAAGCCGAAGGTATTGACCTGCGGAAAGATAAGCAAGCTTTACAACGTCTGACTGAAGCGGCAGAAAAAGCCAAAATTGAGCTTTCTAGCGTTAGCCAAGCAGAAATCAACCTACCATTCATCACTGCTACCCAGGATGGGCCCAAGCACCTGGATACAACCCTGACTCGCGCTCAGTTTGAAGAACTTTGCTCTGACTTAATCGACCGTTGCCGTATTCCTGTGGAAAACGCCCTTCGGGATGCCAAGTTAAACAAAGGCGATATTGATGAAGTGGTGTTAGTTGGTGGTTCTACGCGCATTCCCGCAGTCCAACAGATTGTGAAGCAGGTATTGGGTAAAGACCCCAACCAAACCGTCAACCCTGATGAAGTCGTAGCAGTTGGTGCAGCTATTCAAGCTGGGGTACTAGCTGGTGATGTAACTGGCATCTTGCTGTTAGACGTGACACCGCTATCTTTGGGTGTTGAAACATTGGGCGGCGTGATGACCAAAATTATCCCCCGCAACACTACAATTCCTACCAAAAAATCGGAAGTCTTCTCCACTGCTGTGGATGGACAGACCAACGTAGAAATTCATGTCCTTCAAGGTGAACGCGAATTCTCTAACGATAACAAGAGCTTAGGAACCTTCCGTCTGGATGGTATTCCTCCTGCACCACGTGGCGTTCCTCAAATTGAAGTGGTGTTCGACATTGACGCCAACGGTATCCTAAACGTTACCGCTAAGGATAAAGGTACTGGTAAAGAACAGTCCATCAGCATAACCGGCGCTTCCACCCTGGATAAATCTGACGTTGACCGGATGGTTAGAGAAGCTGAACAAAA from Nostoc commune NIES-4072 includes:
- the dnaK gene encoding molecular chaperone DnaK, giving the protein MAKVVGIDLGTTNSCVAVMEGGKPTVIANAEGFRTTPSVVAFAKNGDNLVGQIAKRQAVMNPENTFYSVKRFIGRRFEEVSNEATEVSYKVLSSNGNVKLDCPIAGKPFAPEEISAKVLRKLVEDASKYLGETVTQAVITVPAYFNDSQRQATKDAGKIAGIEVLRIINEPTAASLAYGFDKKSNETILVFDLGGGTFDVSVLEVGDGVFEVLATSGDTHLGGDDFDKKIVDFLAEKFRKAEGIDLRKDKQALQRLTEAAEKAKIELSSVSQAEINLPFITATQDGPKHLDTTLTRAQFEELCSDLIDRCRIPVENALRDAKLNKGDIDEVVLVGGSTRIPAVQQIVKQVLGKDPNQTVNPDEVVAVGAAIQAGVLAGDVTGILLLDVTPLSLGVETLGGVMTKIIPRNTTIPTKKSEVFSTAVDGQTNVEIHVLQGEREFSNDNKSLGTFRLDGIPPAPRGVPQIEVVFDIDANGILNVTAKDKGTGKEQSISITGASTLDKSDVDRMVREAEQNASSDKERREKIERKNQADSLAYQAEKQLQELGDKVPDADKTKVEGLVKELREAVAKEDDEQIKKLTPELQQALFAVGSNIYQQAGGGATPGAEPQDGGSTSSSGSGDDVIDADFTESK
- a CDS encoding SDR family oxidoreductase; the encoded protein is MNSFDSVEDLVLVAGATGGVGQLVVGKLLEKGLKVRVLTRNAAKAEEMFNRRVEIAVGDIRQPATLPAATQNVSHIISCTGTTAFPSARWEFEQSPNLIEWGITFLNPKSSEAKAKNSPAKVDAEGVSNLVAAAPRNLKRFVFVSSCGIERKNQFPFSVLNAFGVLDAKQKGEESIINSGLPYTIIRPGRLIDGPYTSYDLNTLLKAKTGGKYGVVVGTGDTLSGDTSRIDVANACVECLLHPSSSRKIFEIVNQGQRPPVINWETLFSKIE